In the genome of Drosophila subpulchrella strain 33 F10 #4 breed RU33 chromosome 2L, RU_Dsub_v1.1 Primary Assembly, whole genome shotgun sequence, one region contains:
- the LOC119546499 gene encoding tubulin polyglutamylase TTLL4 isoform X1: MRNNSGYSIPASNSLNLNNNGAPAPRYCNADNTFCYYNYDNCNLIAPTWGNRQNQNPSQNQVPNQNHNLPSKRIPTKQGARSSYHQSAANSAPDSSIYTDAFGQHSLVNQRIAGNKSCEYVYQTVRRSEDQHSNRQYKLTRPYAADKEQQPMLLQPSIVYFDPELKKRKARGGRVTSDYLDNSPDRYRALNSPSPEPTWDNILSERPAQYQTTNQHYQHYFSYFYNRGAEKLSKPTFAVANSRKLPMSKFQKPSASRRDSRDVDDTVIIGRRDNSEDRSWQSPKYEKHVLKEKLPSNDLEGDYLDNDWGDPGSGEDYRDIKEVYDPAVVIDDGLEQVHRRYCRMSENAALDDCGDALINNNNNELKVMRKATDQPVPRLPMTPKRAKGGAVPAKKPMPTVHRVLLYSTQSPRMGRKQQFTTQRLSMKPQSAKTLGGGDEGQTVILLEPEDKPEDNRSAIDFERNDDFDEDDDLDNLSNFDESDSASVLSDTEDGYRAHAYKLTHSVDRFLSPQGTPSFSSSQSSEDDLKNPESLLVPSLFPYVPPYLSFSSNTKKGPRVPPDLHRVLKWRITNIMPKVVRLILANSGMRMLKKTNDWMGVWGKHLKSPCFKAIRSYQKINHLPGSFRIGRKDSCWKNLQRQMGKHSNKEFGFMPRTYIIPNDLGALRRHWPKYAQRNTKWIIKPPASARGAGIRVINRWGQIPKRRPLIVQKYIERPLLINGSKFDLRLYVLVTSVNPLRVFMYHNGLARFASVKYSAKTDTLNDRCMHLTNYSINKFSSNYSKNEDVNACHGHKWTIKSLWTYLANRGVRTDCLWEALRSLVLRTILAGENGINSMIRANVESKYSCFELFGFDVILDSDLVPWLLEVNISPSLHSELPLDAHVKAPLVQGVLNTALYNVPPKLSLDKQKELAAEFSFPPGTQMCYDKRLYINYLSREEKVKHNTFTRKSMEDRNEYVNAILNNLTPDDVRCLIIAEDELARCAPLERIFPTDQTHKYLKYNDSPRYYNRLLDAWESRYANNRTEGIALLRDYCQNKYHLQVPTPPAKKYIEGDHTAYSLHLSPEQDFLSTSGLLHQVYEMDFKVTVAAIVLLVVFIVIVSAITLVLITYVYI; the protein is encoded by the exons ATGCGTAACAACAGCGGCTATAGTATCCCGGCCAGCAACAGTCTGAATCTGAACAACAATGGAGCCCCAGCGCCACGTTACTGCAATGCGGACAATACGTTTTGCTACTACAACTACGATAACTGCAACCTGATCGCTCCCACTTGGGGCAACCGCCAGAATCAGAATCCGAGTCAAAATCAAGTACCCAACCAGAACCACAATCTGCCGTCAAAGAGAATTCCCACCAAGCAAGGAGCCAGATCGAGCTACCATCAATCGGCGGCCAATTCGGCGCCGGATTCCTCAATCTATACCGATGCATTTGGCCAGCATTCGCTAGTCAACCAGCGGATAGCTGGCAACAAGAGCTGCGAGTACGTCTACCAGACTGTTCGGCGATCGGAGGATCAGCATTCCAATAGACAGTACAAGCTGACAAGGCCCTATGCCGCTGACAAGGAGCAACAGCCGATGCTGCTGCAGCCATCCATCGTTTACTTCGATCCGGAGCTAAAGAAACGGAAAGCCCGAGGGGGACGCGTGACGTCCGATTATCTGGACAATAGTCCGGACAGATATCGGGCCCTCAATTCCCCCTCACCAGAGCCAACCTGGGATAACATACT CTCAGAGCGGCCGGCGCAGTATCAGACGACGAATCAGCACTATCAGCACTATTTTTCGTACTTTTACAATCGTGGAGCGGAGAAACTGTCCAAGCCAACGTTTGCCGTTGCCAATAGCCGCAAACTGCCAATGAGTAAATTTCAAAAGCCCAGCGCCAGTCGCAGAGATTCTCGAGATGTAGATGACACCGTCATTATTGGTCGGAGAGACAATTCTGAGGACAGAAGCTGGCAGAGTCCAAAATATGAGAAGCATGTGCTGAAGGAGAAGCTGCCGAGCAATGATTTGGAAGGCGATTACCTGGACAACGACTGGGGAGACCCTGGAAGTGGCGAGGATTACAGGGATATAAAAGAGGTCTATGACCCCGCTGTTGTTATTGATGACGGGCTGGAGCAGGTCCATCGGCGCTATTGCAGAATGTCCGAGAATGCGGCCCTGGATGATTGCGGAGATGCTCTGAttaataacaacaataatgAACTGAAGGTAATGCGGAAGGCGACGGATCAGCCCGTGCCCCGGTTGCCAATGACGCCAAAGAGGGCCAAAGGGGGTGCCGTGCCCGCCAAGAAGCCAATGCCCACGGTTCATCGGGTGCTGCTGTACAGCACTCAAAGTCCTCGGATGGGCCGCAAGCAACAGTTCACCACCCAGCGTCTCAGTATGAAGCCACAGAGCGCCAAGACTCTGGGAGGAGGCGATGAGGGACAAACGGTCATATTGCTGGAACCGGAAGACAAGCCGGAGGACAACCGCAGTGCCATAGACTTTGAGCGTAACGACGACTTCGACGAAGATGATGACCTCGACAATC TTTCAAATTTCGACGAAAGCGACTCGGCAAGTGTACTGTCAGACACGGAGGATGGCTATCGTGCCCATGCCTACAAGCTCACACACTCGGTGGATCGATTTTTATCGCCCCAAGGCACTCCCAGCTTTTCGTCTTCTCAGTCTTCCGAGGACGATCTTAAAAATCCGGAATCCCTCCTGGTTCCCAGTTTGTTTCCCTACGTGCCCCCCTATTTGTCCTTCTCGTCGAACACAAAAAAGGGTCCCCGGGTGCCGCCGGATCTTCATCGAGTACTCAAGTGGCGCATCACAAATATAATGCCAAAGGTCGTTCGGCTGATACTCGCCAACAGCGGGATGCGAATGCTGAAGA AAACCAACGATTGGATGGGTGTGTGGGGCAAGCACTTAAAGTCGCCGTGTTTTAAAGCCATTCGTtcatatcaaaaaataaatcactTGCCCGGCTCATTTCGTATTGGCCGAAAGGATTCGTGCTGGAAGAACCTGCAAAGGCAGATGGGTAAGCACAGCAACAAGGAATTCGGATTCATGCCGCGCACATACATTATTCCAAACGATCTGGGTGCATTGCGCCGGCACTGGCCGAAGTATGCCCAGCGAAATACGAAGTGGATAATAAAGCCACCAGCTAGTGCTCGAGGGGCTGGCATCAGAGTTATAAATCGATGGGGCCAGATCCCCAAGAGAAGACCGCTTATCGTCCAGAA GTACATTGAACGGCCACTACTTATCAATGGAAGTAAATTTGACTTGCGTCTTTATGTCTTGGTTACATCCGTAAATCCCTTGCGTGTTTTCATGTACCACAACGGATTGGCTCGATTTGCTTCTG TGAAGTACAGTGCTAAGACGGACACTTTAAACGATCGGTGTATGCATTTGACCAACTACAGCATCAATAAGTTTTCCTCAAACTATTCGAAGAACGAAGATGTCAATGCCTGTCACGGGCATAAGTGGACCATCAAGTCTCTGTGGACGTACTTGGCAAACCGAGGGGTTCGTACCGACTGTCTGTGGGAAGCTCTCAGAAGTTTAGTCCTTCGAACGATTCTCGCTGGCGAGAATGGCATTAATAGCATGATTAGAGCAAATGTAGAGTCAAAGTACAGCTGCTTCGAGCTGTTTGGCTTTGATGTGATTTTGGATTCCGACCTTGTTCCTTGGCTTTTGGAAGTTAATATATCTCCCAGCTTACACTCTGAACTGCCACTAGATGCCCATGTGAAGGCGCCTTTGGTTCAGGGCGTCCTTAATACTGCACTGTACAAC GTACCTCCAAAACTATCTTTGGATAAGCAAAAAGAACTGGCTGCAGAATTTTCATTTCCTCCTGGCACCCAAATGTGCTATGACAAACGtctttatataaattatttatctCGCGAAGAAAAGGTTAAACATAACACCTTCACAAGAAAGTCTATGGAAGATCGGAATGAG TATGTAAATGCGATCCTGAACAATCTAACTCCCGATGATGTGAGGTGCCTTATCATAGCAGAGGATGAATTAGCGCGGTGTGCACCCTTAGAGCGCATTTTTCCAACTGATCAAACCCATAAGTACCTTAAATACAACGACAGCCCGCGGTATTACAATCGCCTTTTGGATGCTTGGGAATCGCGCTACGCTAACAATCGCACGGAAGGCATTGCGTTGTTGCGCGACTATTGTCAAAACAAATATCATCttcaggtcccaacacctccaGCCAAAAAG TATATTGAAGGTGATCACACTGCATACTCCTTACACCTGAGTCCAGAACAAGACTTTCTTTCAACTTCAG GATTACTTCATCAAGTTTATGAGATGGATTTTAAAGTGACAGTCGCTGCCATCGTATTATTGGTAGTCTTTATTGTTATCGTTAGTGCAATTACATTAGTATTAataacatatgtatatatttga
- the LOC119546499 gene encoding tubulin polyglutamylase TTLL4 isoform X5, whose product MSKFQKPSASRRDSRDVDDTVIIGRRDNSEDRSWQSPKYEKHVLKEKLPSNDLEGDYLDNDWGDPGSGEDYRDIKEVYDPAVVIDDGLEQVHRRYCRMSENAALDDCGDALINNNNNELKVMRKATDQPVPRLPMTPKRAKGGAVPAKKPMPTVHRVLLYSTQSPRMGRKQQFTTQRLSMKPQSAKTLGGGDEGQTVILLEPEDKPEDNRSAIDFERNDDFDEDDDLDNLSNFDESDSASVLSDTEDGYRAHAYKLTHSVDRFLSPQGTPSFSSSQSSEDDLKNPESLLVPSLFPYVPPYLSFSSNTKKGPRVPPDLHRVLKWRITNIMPKVVRLILANSGMRMLKKTNDWMGVWGKHLKSPCFKAIRSYQKINHLPGSFRIGRKDSCWKNLQRQMGKHSNKEFGFMPRTYIIPNDLGALRRHWPKYAQRNTKWIIKPPASARGAGIRVINRWGQIPKRRPLIVQKYIERPLLINGSKFDLRLYVLVTSVNPLRVFMYHNGLARFASVKYSAKTDTLNDRCMHLTNYSINKFSSNYSKNEDVNACHGHKWTIKSLWTYLANRGVRTDCLWEALRSLVLRTILAGENGINSMIRANVESKYSCFELFGFDVILDSDLVPWLLEVNISPSLHSELPLDAHVKAPLVQGVLNTALYNVPPKLSLDKQKELAAEFSFPPGTQMCYDKRLYINYLSREEKVKHNTFTRKSMEDRNEYVNAILNNLTPDDVRCLIIAEDELARCAPLERIFPTDQTHKYLKYNDSPRYYNRLLDAWESRYANNRTEGIALLRDYCQNKYHLQVPTPPAKKYIEGDHTAYSLHLSPEQDFLSTSGLLHQVYEMDFKVTVAAIVLLVVFIVIVSAITLVLITYVYI is encoded by the exons ATGAGTAAATTTCAAAAGCCCAGCGCCAGTCGCAGAGATTCTCGAGATGTAGATGACACCGTCATTATTGGTCGGAGAGACAATTCTGAGGACAGAAGCTGGCAGAGTCCAAAATATGAGAAGCATGTGCTGAAGGAGAAGCTGCCGAGCAATGATTTGGAAGGCGATTACCTGGACAACGACTGGGGAGACCCTGGAAGTGGCGAGGATTACAGGGATATAAAAGAGGTCTATGACCCCGCTGTTGTTATTGATGACGGGCTGGAGCAGGTCCATCGGCGCTATTGCAGAATGTCCGAGAATGCGGCCCTGGATGATTGCGGAGATGCTCTGAttaataacaacaataatgAACTGAAGGTAATGCGGAAGGCGACGGATCAGCCCGTGCCCCGGTTGCCAATGACGCCAAAGAGGGCCAAAGGGGGTGCCGTGCCCGCCAAGAAGCCAATGCCCACGGTTCATCGGGTGCTGCTGTACAGCACTCAAAGTCCTCGGATGGGCCGCAAGCAACAGTTCACCACCCAGCGTCTCAGTATGAAGCCACAGAGCGCCAAGACTCTGGGAGGAGGCGATGAGGGACAAACGGTCATATTGCTGGAACCGGAAGACAAGCCGGAGGACAACCGCAGTGCCATAGACTTTGAGCGTAACGACGACTTCGACGAAGATGATGACCTCGACAATC TTTCAAATTTCGACGAAAGCGACTCGGCAAGTGTACTGTCAGACACGGAGGATGGCTATCGTGCCCATGCCTACAAGCTCACACACTCGGTGGATCGATTTTTATCGCCCCAAGGCACTCCCAGCTTTTCGTCTTCTCAGTCTTCCGAGGACGATCTTAAAAATCCGGAATCCCTCCTGGTTCCCAGTTTGTTTCCCTACGTGCCCCCCTATTTGTCCTTCTCGTCGAACACAAAAAAGGGTCCCCGGGTGCCGCCGGATCTTCATCGAGTACTCAAGTGGCGCATCACAAATATAATGCCAAAGGTCGTTCGGCTGATACTCGCCAACAGCGGGATGCGAATGCTGAAGA AAACCAACGATTGGATGGGTGTGTGGGGCAAGCACTTAAAGTCGCCGTGTTTTAAAGCCATTCGTtcatatcaaaaaataaatcactTGCCCGGCTCATTTCGTATTGGCCGAAAGGATTCGTGCTGGAAGAACCTGCAAAGGCAGATGGGTAAGCACAGCAACAAGGAATTCGGATTCATGCCGCGCACATACATTATTCCAAACGATCTGGGTGCATTGCGCCGGCACTGGCCGAAGTATGCCCAGCGAAATACGAAGTGGATAATAAAGCCACCAGCTAGTGCTCGAGGGGCTGGCATCAGAGTTATAAATCGATGGGGCCAGATCCCCAAGAGAAGACCGCTTATCGTCCAGAA GTACATTGAACGGCCACTACTTATCAATGGAAGTAAATTTGACTTGCGTCTTTATGTCTTGGTTACATCCGTAAATCCCTTGCGTGTTTTCATGTACCACAACGGATTGGCTCGATTTGCTTCTG TGAAGTACAGTGCTAAGACGGACACTTTAAACGATCGGTGTATGCATTTGACCAACTACAGCATCAATAAGTTTTCCTCAAACTATTCGAAGAACGAAGATGTCAATGCCTGTCACGGGCATAAGTGGACCATCAAGTCTCTGTGGACGTACTTGGCAAACCGAGGGGTTCGTACCGACTGTCTGTGGGAAGCTCTCAGAAGTTTAGTCCTTCGAACGATTCTCGCTGGCGAGAATGGCATTAATAGCATGATTAGAGCAAATGTAGAGTCAAAGTACAGCTGCTTCGAGCTGTTTGGCTTTGATGTGATTTTGGATTCCGACCTTGTTCCTTGGCTTTTGGAAGTTAATATATCTCCCAGCTTACACTCTGAACTGCCACTAGATGCCCATGTGAAGGCGCCTTTGGTTCAGGGCGTCCTTAATACTGCACTGTACAAC GTACCTCCAAAACTATCTTTGGATAAGCAAAAAGAACTGGCTGCAGAATTTTCATTTCCTCCTGGCACCCAAATGTGCTATGACAAACGtctttatataaattatttatctCGCGAAGAAAAGGTTAAACATAACACCTTCACAAGAAAGTCTATGGAAGATCGGAATGAG TATGTAAATGCGATCCTGAACAATCTAACTCCCGATGATGTGAGGTGCCTTATCATAGCAGAGGATGAATTAGCGCGGTGTGCACCCTTAGAGCGCATTTTTCCAACTGATCAAACCCATAAGTACCTTAAATACAACGACAGCCCGCGGTATTACAATCGCCTTTTGGATGCTTGGGAATCGCGCTACGCTAACAATCGCACGGAAGGCATTGCGTTGTTGCGCGACTATTGTCAAAACAAATATCATCttcaggtcccaacacctccaGCCAAAAAG TATATTGAAGGTGATCACACTGCATACTCCTTACACCTGAGTCCAGAACAAGACTTTCTTTCAACTTCAG GATTACTTCATCAAGTTTATGAGATGGATTTTAAAGTGACAGTCGCTGCCATCGTATTATTGGTAGTCTTTATTGTTATCGTTAGTGCAATTACATTAGTATTAataacatatgtatatatttga
- the LOC119546499 gene encoding tubulin polyglutamylase TTLL4 isoform X4 has product MRNNSGYSIPASNSLNLNNNGAPAPRYCNADNTFCYYNYDNCNLIAPTWGNRQNQNPSQNQVPNQNHNLPSKRIPTKQGARSSYHQSAANSAPDSSIYTDAFGQHSLVNQRIAGNKSCEYVYQTVRRSEDQHSNRQYKLTRPYAADKEQQPMLLQPSIVYFDPELKKRKARGGRVTSDYLDNSPDRYRALNSPSPEPTWDNILSERPAQYQTTNQHYQHYFSYFYNRGAEKLSKPTFAVANSRKLPMSKFQKPSASRRDSRDVDDTVIIGRRDNSEDRSWQSPKYEKHVLKEKLPSNDLEGDYLDNDWGDPGSGEDYRDIKEVYDPAVVIDDGLEQVHRRYCRMSENAALDDCGDALINNNNNELKVMRKATDQPVPRLPMTPKRAKGGAVPAKKPMPTVHRVLLYSTQSPRMGRKQQFTTQRLSMKPQSAKTLGGGDEGQTVILLEPEDKPEDNRSAIDFERNDDFDEDDDLDNLSNFDESDSASVLSDTEDGYRAHAYKLTHSVDRFLSPQGTPSFSSSQSSEDDLKNPESLLVPSLFPYVPPYLSFSSNTKKGPRVPPDLHRVLKWRITNIMPKVVRLILANSGMRMLKKTNDWMGVWGKHLKSPCFKAIRSYQKINHLPGSFRIGRKDSCWKNLQRQMGKHSNKEFGFMPRTYIIPNDLGALRRHWPKYAQRNTKWIIKPPASARGAGIRVINRWGQIPKRRPLIVQKYIERPLLINGSKFDLRLYVLVTSVNPLRVFMYHNGLARFASVKYSAKTDTLNDRCMHLTNYSINKFSSNYSKNEDVNACHGHKWTIKSLWTYLANRGVRTDCLWEALRSLVLRTILAGENGINSMIRANVESKYSCFELFGFDVILDSDLVPWLLEVNISPSLHSELPLDAHVKAPLVQGVLNTALYNVPPKLSLDKQKELAAEFSFPPGTQMCYDKRLYINYLSREEKVKHNTFTRKSMEDRNEYVNAILNNLTPDDVRCLIIAEDELARCAPLERIFPTDQTHKYLKYNDSPRYYNRLLDAWESRYANNRTEGIALLRDYCQNKYHLQVPTPPAKKDYFIKFMRWILK; this is encoded by the exons ATGCGTAACAACAGCGGCTATAGTATCCCGGCCAGCAACAGTCTGAATCTGAACAACAATGGAGCCCCAGCGCCACGTTACTGCAATGCGGACAATACGTTTTGCTACTACAACTACGATAACTGCAACCTGATCGCTCCCACTTGGGGCAACCGCCAGAATCAGAATCCGAGTCAAAATCAAGTACCCAACCAGAACCACAATCTGCCGTCAAAGAGAATTCCCACCAAGCAAGGAGCCAGATCGAGCTACCATCAATCGGCGGCCAATTCGGCGCCGGATTCCTCAATCTATACCGATGCATTTGGCCAGCATTCGCTAGTCAACCAGCGGATAGCTGGCAACAAGAGCTGCGAGTACGTCTACCAGACTGTTCGGCGATCGGAGGATCAGCATTCCAATAGACAGTACAAGCTGACAAGGCCCTATGCCGCTGACAAGGAGCAACAGCCGATGCTGCTGCAGCCATCCATCGTTTACTTCGATCCGGAGCTAAAGAAACGGAAAGCCCGAGGGGGACGCGTGACGTCCGATTATCTGGACAATAGTCCGGACAGATATCGGGCCCTCAATTCCCCCTCACCAGAGCCAACCTGGGATAACATACT CTCAGAGCGGCCGGCGCAGTATCAGACGACGAATCAGCACTATCAGCACTATTTTTCGTACTTTTACAATCGTGGAGCGGAGAAACTGTCCAAGCCAACGTTTGCCGTTGCCAATAGCCGCAAACTGCCAATGAGTAAATTTCAAAAGCCCAGCGCCAGTCGCAGAGATTCTCGAGATGTAGATGACACCGTCATTATTGGTCGGAGAGACAATTCTGAGGACAGAAGCTGGCAGAGTCCAAAATATGAGAAGCATGTGCTGAAGGAGAAGCTGCCGAGCAATGATTTGGAAGGCGATTACCTGGACAACGACTGGGGAGACCCTGGAAGTGGCGAGGATTACAGGGATATAAAAGAGGTCTATGACCCCGCTGTTGTTATTGATGACGGGCTGGAGCAGGTCCATCGGCGCTATTGCAGAATGTCCGAGAATGCGGCCCTGGATGATTGCGGAGATGCTCTGAttaataacaacaataatgAACTGAAGGTAATGCGGAAGGCGACGGATCAGCCCGTGCCCCGGTTGCCAATGACGCCAAAGAGGGCCAAAGGGGGTGCCGTGCCCGCCAAGAAGCCAATGCCCACGGTTCATCGGGTGCTGCTGTACAGCACTCAAAGTCCTCGGATGGGCCGCAAGCAACAGTTCACCACCCAGCGTCTCAGTATGAAGCCACAGAGCGCCAAGACTCTGGGAGGAGGCGATGAGGGACAAACGGTCATATTGCTGGAACCGGAAGACAAGCCGGAGGACAACCGCAGTGCCATAGACTTTGAGCGTAACGACGACTTCGACGAAGATGATGACCTCGACAATC TTTCAAATTTCGACGAAAGCGACTCGGCAAGTGTACTGTCAGACACGGAGGATGGCTATCGTGCCCATGCCTACAAGCTCACACACTCGGTGGATCGATTTTTATCGCCCCAAGGCACTCCCAGCTTTTCGTCTTCTCAGTCTTCCGAGGACGATCTTAAAAATCCGGAATCCCTCCTGGTTCCCAGTTTGTTTCCCTACGTGCCCCCCTATTTGTCCTTCTCGTCGAACACAAAAAAGGGTCCCCGGGTGCCGCCGGATCTTCATCGAGTACTCAAGTGGCGCATCACAAATATAATGCCAAAGGTCGTTCGGCTGATACTCGCCAACAGCGGGATGCGAATGCTGAAGA AAACCAACGATTGGATGGGTGTGTGGGGCAAGCACTTAAAGTCGCCGTGTTTTAAAGCCATTCGTtcatatcaaaaaataaatcactTGCCCGGCTCATTTCGTATTGGCCGAAAGGATTCGTGCTGGAAGAACCTGCAAAGGCAGATGGGTAAGCACAGCAACAAGGAATTCGGATTCATGCCGCGCACATACATTATTCCAAACGATCTGGGTGCATTGCGCCGGCACTGGCCGAAGTATGCCCAGCGAAATACGAAGTGGATAATAAAGCCACCAGCTAGTGCTCGAGGGGCTGGCATCAGAGTTATAAATCGATGGGGCCAGATCCCCAAGAGAAGACCGCTTATCGTCCAGAA GTACATTGAACGGCCACTACTTATCAATGGAAGTAAATTTGACTTGCGTCTTTATGTCTTGGTTACATCCGTAAATCCCTTGCGTGTTTTCATGTACCACAACGGATTGGCTCGATTTGCTTCTG TGAAGTACAGTGCTAAGACGGACACTTTAAACGATCGGTGTATGCATTTGACCAACTACAGCATCAATAAGTTTTCCTCAAACTATTCGAAGAACGAAGATGTCAATGCCTGTCACGGGCATAAGTGGACCATCAAGTCTCTGTGGACGTACTTGGCAAACCGAGGGGTTCGTACCGACTGTCTGTGGGAAGCTCTCAGAAGTTTAGTCCTTCGAACGATTCTCGCTGGCGAGAATGGCATTAATAGCATGATTAGAGCAAATGTAGAGTCAAAGTACAGCTGCTTCGAGCTGTTTGGCTTTGATGTGATTTTGGATTCCGACCTTGTTCCTTGGCTTTTGGAAGTTAATATATCTCCCAGCTTACACTCTGAACTGCCACTAGATGCCCATGTGAAGGCGCCTTTGGTTCAGGGCGTCCTTAATACTGCACTGTACAAC GTACCTCCAAAACTATCTTTGGATAAGCAAAAAGAACTGGCTGCAGAATTTTCATTTCCTCCTGGCACCCAAATGTGCTATGACAAACGtctttatataaattatttatctCGCGAAGAAAAGGTTAAACATAACACCTTCACAAGAAAGTCTATGGAAGATCGGAATGAG TATGTAAATGCGATCCTGAACAATCTAACTCCCGATGATGTGAGGTGCCTTATCATAGCAGAGGATGAATTAGCGCGGTGTGCACCCTTAGAGCGCATTTTTCCAACTGATCAAACCCATAAGTACCTTAAATACAACGACAGCCCGCGGTATTACAATCGCCTTTTGGATGCTTGGGAATCGCGCTACGCTAACAATCGCACGGAAGGCATTGCGTTGTTGCGCGACTATTGTCAAAACAAATATCATCttcaggtcccaacacctccaGCCAAAAAG GATTACTTCATCAAGTTTATGAGATGGATTTTAAAGTGA